agagagagagagagagagagagagagagagagagagagagagagagagagagagagagagagagagagagagagagagagagagagagagagagagagagagagagagagagagagagagagagagagagagagagagagagaagataatgTCTATTTGATTCATTAAGTTTGGATGAAGGCGAGATGCTTTGAAGTAGCCTGTTTAAACCATACaagattaattattatattatcgaGAGAGTCTTGGAGAATTGGGTCGTCCCAGTGCCCAGATGAAGAGGAGCACGGCACAATTAAATAGCAGGAAATTTAAGTAAATGTTCCGGAGATCAATGAATATTGATGCATATTTGCAATATGAATCAAATCTGATTTGAATTTTTAAGTACTGGCGGGTAGTGCCAAAATTGTTGTGAGGGTCTAGATGTGACTCCGCGAtgctgttttcatttgaattctggcgacaccgatcagcctatgttcatcccgtaccccagactaTTAGCTATGCTTATTTGAGGGAGGGTAGTTTCAAGCGTCTGTCATTGACCTACAAATTATTTTATCTAACTCCACATCCCAATTATGGCTAGTTCTACATCCTGATTATTATAATTAGTTCAACATCATGATGATTATTATGAGGAATTTCACATCTTGATTAATCTAATTAGTTCCAAATTTTCTTTATTTTAGCTAATTGCCCATCTTCATTTATACTTCTGGTTGACATCTTGattaatatgtttagttttatgtCTTCATTATTCCATGTTTTCACGATTGGTTTTCTTCATATTTCTGTCTAGTGGATTAATTTTTTAGTTCATTTAATTAAAGGATGAGTTACAAAACCTTCAGCGTATGGGAAGTTTTTAGTTTATTTTAAATTATTAACATATATCTATGACTTATTCATAtgttattttatttaattctctGTAAATTTGATGGAACGAATTATTACAACTATTTTCCATAACCACCATAGCCACCGCCGTATCCAACACCATTTCCAAAGCCGAGACCTAGACCATGTCCTCCGTAGCCACCACCATATCCGCCACCATGTCCCAGATTGAAGTTGATGGAAGCTCTTCCACCAGCGAAGCCACCACCATATCCACCACCGTAGCCTCCATATCCAGCGCCGTAGCCTCCGTATCCACCACCAAATCCTCCTCCATATCCACCGCCGAATCCTCCCAATCCGCCTCTATATCCACCGCCATAACCAATGCCTCCGGGGGCCGCCATAGCAGAGGCAACCAGGGCTGCCAACCCCATGAAGAACAGTACGTATTTCTGCAAGAACATAACAATTAATAATTAAtagatatataaattatattgatAATAACCACAATTAGAGTACAAATATTATTGTGTTATTGCTAATGACAAAAATACTAACATATATAATAATTCCaacataagtacatatgtgaagaGTGTCGTCATACAGTCAATACGGGACTAGTCTGATATCGCAACATCGTCATGATAACTAAAGATTAGGCAGTCTTCCCGATATTGATGTGACTCATTTTTAATTAGATTCGGCACTTCCTAGCCTAACCCAGAGCATCTTTTTACAGCTGAACATCTGTAGAAGTTATTCTCGTAGGTACTGTTAGAAGAAGTTACATCTGTAGAAGTTATTCTCGACAGCTTTGTCTAAATATACggccctcgttctgctgttcctagctttgaacaTTGCATGTTTCCCTACTAGTACCAGACGTGTGCAACTGACCATTGTGGGGAGCGAGAGCAACACAGCGGCTGGTGTCAGGGAGGTGACTGATCTCTGCTACACAGTTCCTCCCTTATATACGTTCACACCCGCCGGGTAACCTTGGTACTCCGCCTTTGTCTTCATAGTCGATTAGAAAAATTTTGGTTTAGAGttcaatattatgcaacattTAATAGTTTGTTTCAGTAGAATTCTTAATTAATGTTTCGGATTAAATTTAGTTTAAAGGTTATATTTGTGGCAAGAAGTTAGTTTTCCTTgattatatatatgaaaatatgatATAATTAATTGTGTATTATTGATAAACTTATTTTAAATGTCTACTTGTCAGTCAATTATTTATAATATTTGAAATAACTTTTTGTAATGTTATACTTATACTTTCGTGGTGCCCCAGAATTAGTTATAAATATAAATGAAATCATACTACCTATTAAAAACCTACATAATTCCATGGTATTACCTAATTTTGATAAAAACAACAAGATTTATAAATCTCAAGTCAAATCTTTATTGAGAACTTTCAAAATGTGTTCCATGTGTATCCCCGCATATTTTGGATCAAACCTTTCTGTCCCGAAACACATTTTGTATGGATCCAATTCTTTTAAATGTGTTAACATGTTTACTAATCTCTTTGTCTTTTTGAGCGATTCCGTGAGATTTCCTTGTAAATCTTTTTATATCAACAAATCGCAATCCTTTGATACGGGATGTCACAACAAAGATGCATTTCTATGAAGTCATTGTTTGGATTGGGGATCTGAAAAACAGATGAAGTAATTTAGAATTTTTCATTTACATAACACTTATTAATTTAAACAAGATAACCATAAAAAACAAGAGTTGTTTTTTAAGTTCGTCCGGTTTCAGAGAAATAGCTAATTCTTGAACTCTTTATATCTCGAGAACATTATTATATTAATCGCAACGAATTAAAGAAAATTACAGTTtttgtgttttgtttttgttaATTTGTGTATCTTTAATCGAATAAACAACTATATAAATATAACTAATAGTTAAGAAAAAAATCTGCACATATGAAATTCATTTCTTCCTAATACGTTACAAGAAATAACTATACtcagataaacaaaaataaatctGAACAGCTATTTTACCTCTTAAATTCTATTGCAATGTTATCAGTAGAGTCAGGTACATCTTGGGTACGACTCAGTCAAAGAGAAGTGTATCAACACGAGAAGAATACCTCTCTTTCAGTACAAAACATCATCCGAAAATTACCAATATTACTCAGTTCGACTCCTAAGAGTACCTCATTGAAAAATTACTGAGTCTATCTGTGTCTTCCAAATTtatttaattaaaatattaagaCCATCCATCTTGCTTTTTATTCTTCATGATTTGGAACCTGAGATCTATAATTAACAACTATGCATACATACAGATAATTGTATAGAGATTAAATCAATAAGTATAATACAGAATGTATGTTTCTCTGTCCATAGTTGGTGGCCAGATACTTGTGTCGACTAGCCTCACCCAACGTTTCAAGGGGTATGATCAAACATTAATATGTTTGTTTTCCTAGTGTAGActacagtgtggaagcctccgttcctttccgtgactgttacagctagaaaaaaaaacatttttatgcaggtacctgatgtcagacgtctgcagcagctgaaggagacaTTCGAGCAgatttctgtgttgagtttcacgcacgagatggagaatgatgggaagctgccttttctagatgtaacagtcacggaaaggaacggaAGCTTCCACACTGCATTCTACATTAAGTAAACAaagataggaatgtgcctcaatgccaatagtgactgtccagactggtacaaaaggagtgttgtcaacgcttacgtcgaccaagctctcagccacagctcaggatggaagcaagtcgatgaagaactctgtagggtaaggtaggtcctagtcaacaagggcttctctaacggttttgttgaagacgtcaaaaaaaaaagaaagatgaatgccatgcaacctccgaagagtcaactaacacaactctTATACCCCTATTAGATTGTTTCACAGaatttcttttcgacggctcataaaacggaggaaagagtcctggaaagacattattgatagaaacgttatccttatTGACAAaattcagaaaatacaattgacaatttactacaaaaacaaaaaaacggccgaCCTTCTCATGAAAAATtccccagacacgaaacagaacgtctTGCAGGAAACCAATGTCGTCTGTGCCTTCAAgtgcccgcttggggactgtaagccccaaagaactcgatatataggcaagacaacaacgtctctttctaggcggttaactatgcacaaacaatagggctccatcaaggaacatataatctcttctcacaaccagaccatcaccagagaaatcttaacaagcaacactgaaatcatcaataaatacatcgatagcaggagactcgacatcagcgaggcactacatatcaaaaggtcaacactagcaatcaacagccaattaatgcacaagtatattctacccacttcaagactccgaacaaatatgcaagcagcaagaggaagtatgggctaataggcctcctgcacttccattcttatgttctcatacacattgtttcgtgttctgtcttctttttcacctcacccaaaacttttgttccatatcacctcacccaaaacgagtataagtatgaatgtattttgtttgtaaactaagtctttgaaaatgtaataaggaatcacgaaacgcgttcaggcgtcagaccaggaATAAAAAGAATGAATTTTTGAGAGTAACTTTATTAATTACCCTCTACAgggaagaagaacgtaagaaatattgagaagattaattttagaattattaatcttacactttcggtcatattcaacaacatatgtttacaagaaagacggcTACCAAAATATTCTTATATAtagtgaaaaagagagagagagagacagagaagataTTGTCTATTTGATTCATTAAGTTAGGATGAAGGCGAGATGCTTTGAAGTAGCCTGTTTAAACCATACAagattaattattattttattgagAGAGTCTTGGAGACTTGGGTCGTCCCAGTGCCCAGATGAAGAGGAGCACGATACAATTAAATAGCAAGAAATTTAAGTAAATGTTCCGGAGATCAATAAATATTGATGCGTATTTGCAATATGAACCAAATCTGATTTTATTTTTTAAGTACTGGCGGGTAGTGCCAAAATTGTTGTGAGGGTCTAGATGTGACTCTGAGATGCTGTTCTCATTTGAATTCTGGCgacaccgaccagcctatgttcatcccctaCCCTAGACAATTTGCTATGCTAATTTGAGGGAGGGTAGTTTCAAGCGTCTGTCATTGACCTACAAATTATTTTATCAAACTCCTCATCCTAATTATGGCTAGTTCCACATCCTAATTATTATAACTAGTTCAACATCATGATGATTATTATGAGGAGTTTCACACCTTGATTAATCTAATTAGTTCCAAATTTTCTTTATTTTAGCTAATTGCCCATCTTCATTTATACTTCTAGTTGACATCTTgattaatatgtttaattttatgTCTTCATTATTCCATGTTTTCACGATTGGTTTTCTTCACATTTCTGTCTAGTGGATTAATTTTTTAGTTCATTTAATTAAAGGATGAGTTACAAAACCTTCAGCGAATGGGAAATTGTTAgttttattttaaattattaACATATCTATGACTTATTCATAtgttattttatttaattctctGTAAATTTGATAGAACGAATTATTACAACTATTTTCCATAACCACCATAGCCACCGCCGTATCCAACACCATTTCCAAAGCCGAGACCTAGACCATGTCCTCCGTAGCCACCACCATATCCGCCACCATGTCCCAGATTGAAGTTGATGGAAGCTCTTCCACCAGCGTAGCCACCACCATATCCACCACCGTAGCCTCCATATCCAGCGCCGTAGCCTCCGTATCCACCACCAAATCCTCCTCCATATCCACCGCCGAATCCTCCCAATCCGCCTCTATATCCACCGCCATAACCAATGCCTCCGGGGGCCGCCATAGCAGAGGCAACCAGGGCTGCCAACCCCATGAAGAACAGTACGTATTTCTGcaagaacataacaatgaataattaatagataTATAAATCATATTGATAATAACCACAATTAGAGTACAAATATTATTGTGTTATTGCTAATGACAAAAATACTAACATATATAATAATTCCaacataagtacatatgtgaagaGTGACGTCATACAGTCAATACGGGACTAATCTGATATCGCAACATCGTCATGATAACTAAAAATTTGGCAGTCTTCCCGATATTGATGTGACTCCTTTTTAATTAGATTCGGCACTTCCTAGCCTAACCCAGAGCATCTTTTTACAGCTGAACAGCTGTAGAAGTTATTCTCGTAGGTACTGTTAGAAGAAGTTACATCTGTAGAAGTTATTCTCGACAGCTTTGTCTAAATATACggccctcgttctgctgttcccaGCTTTGAACATTGCATGTTTCCCTACTAGTACCAGACGTGTGCAACTGACCATTGTGGGGAGCGAGAGCAACACAGCGGCTGGTGTCAGGGAGGTGACTGATCTCTGCTACACAGTTCCTCCCTTATATACGTTCTCACCCGCCGGGTCACCTTGGTACTCCCCCATTGTCTACATAGTCGATTAGAAAAATTTTGGTTTAGAGttcaatattatgcaacattTAATAGTTTGTTTCAGTAGAATTCTTAATTAATGTTTCGGATTAAATTTAGTTTGAAGGTTATATTTGTGGCAAGAAGTTAGTTTCCCTTgattatatatatgaaaatatgatATAATTAATTGTGTATTATTGATAAACTTATTTTAAATGTCTACTTTTCAGTCAATTATTTATAATATTTGAAATAACTTTTTGTAATGTTATACTTACACTTTCGTGGTGCCCCAGAATTAGTTATAAATATAAATGAAATCATACTACCTATTAAAAACCTACATAATTCCATGGTATTACCTAATTTTGATAAAAACAACAAGATTTATAAATCTCAAGTCAAATCTTTATTGAGAACTTTCAAAATGTGTTCCATGTGTATCCCCGCATATTTTGGATCAAACCTTTATGTCCCGAAACACATTTTGTATGGATCCAATTCTTTTAAATGTGTTCACATGTTTACTAATCTCTTTGTCTTTTTGAGCGATTCCGTGAGATTTCCTTGTAAACCTTTTGATATCAACAAATCGGAATCTTTTGATACGGGATGTCACAACAAAGATGCATTTCTATGAAGTCATTGTTTGGATTGGGGATCTGAAAAACAGATGAAGTAATTTAGAATTTTTCATTTACATAGCACTTATTAATTTAAACAAGATAACCATAAAAAACAAGAGTTGTTTTTTAAGTTCGTCCGGTTTCAGAGAAATAGCTAATTCTTGAACTCTTTATATCTCGAGAACATTATTATATTAATCGCAACGAATTAAAGAAAATTACAGTTtttgtgttttgtttttgttaATTTGTGTATCTTTAGTCGAATAAACAACTATATAAATATAACTAATAGTTAAGAAAAAAATCTGCACATATGAAATTCATTTCTTCCTAATACGTTACAAGAAATAACTATACtcagataaacaaaaataaatctGAACACCTATTTTACCTCTTAAATTCTATTGCAATGTTATCAGTAGAGTCAGGTACATCTTGGGTACGACTCAGTCAAAGAGAAGTGTATCAACACAAAAAGAATACCTCTCTGTCAGTACAAAACATCATCCgaaaattaaaaatattactCAGTTCGACTCCTAACAGTACCTCATTGAAAAATTACTGAGTCTATCTGTGTCTTCCAAATTtatttaattaaaatattaagaCCATCCATCTTGCTTTTTATTCTTCATGATATGGAACCTGAGATCTATAATTAACAACTATGCATACATACAGATAATTGTATAGAGATTAAATCAATAAGTATAAGACAGAATGTATGTTTCTCTGTCCATAGTTGGAGGCCAGATACTTGTGTCGACTAGCATCACCCAACGTTTCAAGGGGTATGATCAAACATTAATATATTTGTTTTCCTAGTGTAGActacagtgtggaagcctccgttcctttccgtgactgttacagctagaaaaaaaaaacatttttatgcaggtacctgatgtcagacgtctgcagcagctgaaggagacaTTCGAGCAgatttctgtgttgagtttcacgcacgagatggagaatgatgggaagctgccttttctagatgtaacagtcacggaaaggaacggaAGCTTCCACACTGCATTCTACATTAAGTAAACAaagataggaatgtgcctcaatgccaatagtgactgtccagactggtacaaaaggagtgttgtcaacgcttacgtcgaccaagctctcagccacagctcaggatggaagcaagtcgatgaagaactctgtagggtaaggtaggtcctagtcaacaagggcttttctaacggttttgttgaagacgtcaaaaaaaaagaaagatgaatgccatgcaacctccgaagagtcaactaacacaactctTATACCCCTATTAGATTGTTTCACAGaatttcttttcgacggctcataaaacggaggaaagagtcctggaaagacattattgatagaaacgttatccttatTGACAAaattcagaaaatacaattgacaatttactacaaaaacaaaaaaacggccgaccttctcatgaaaaactccccagacacgaaacagaacgtctTGCAGGAAACCAATGTCGTCTGTGCCTTCAAgtgcccgcttggggactgtaagccccaaagaactcgatatataggcaagacaacaacgtctctttctaggcggttaactatgcacaaacaatagggctccatcaaggaacatataatctcttctcacaaccagaccatcaccagagaaatcttaacaagctacACTGAAATCATCAATAAATAcatcgatagcaggagactcgacatcagcgaggcactacacatcaaaaggtCAACaatagcaatcaacagccaattaatgcacaagtatattctacccacttcaagactccgaacaaatatgcaagcagcaagaggaagtatgggctaataggcctactgcacttccattcttatgttctcatacacattgtttcgtgttctgtcttctttttcacctcacccaaaacttttgttccatatcacctcacccaaaacgagtataagtatgaatgtattttgtttgtaaactaagtctttgaaaatgtaataaggaatcacgaaacgcgttcaggcgtcagaccaggaataaaaagaatgaattttgcAGAGTAACTTTATTAATTACCCTCCACAgggaagaagaacgtaagaaatattgagaagattaattttagaattattaatcttacactttcggtcatattcaacaacatatgtttacaagaaagacggcTACCAAAATATTCTTATATAtagtgaaaaagagagagagagagacagagaagataTTGTCTATTTGATTCATTAAGTTAGGATGAAGGCGAGATGCTTTGAAGTAGCCTGTTTAAACCATACAagattaattattattttattgagAGAGTCTTGGAGACTTGGGTCGTCCCAGTGCCCAGATGAAGAGGAGCACGATACAATTAAATAGCAAGAAATTTAAGTAAATGTTCCGGAG
The DNA window shown above is from Procambarus clarkii isolate CNS0578487 chromosome 6, FALCON_Pclarkii_2.0, whole genome shotgun sequence and carries:
- the LOC123753324 gene encoding uncharacterized protein — its product is MKYVLFFMGLAALVASAMAAPGGIGYGGGYRGGLGGFGGGYGGGFGGGYGGYGAGYGGYGGGYGGGFAGGRASINFNLGHGGGYGGGYGGHGLGLGFGNGVGYGGGYGGYGK
- the LOC138354969 gene encoding uncharacterized protein; the protein is MKYVLFFMGLAALVASAMAAPGGIGYGGGYRGGLGGFGGGYGGGFGGGYGGYGAGYGGYGGGYGGGYAGGRASINFNLGHGGGYGGGYGGHGLGLGFGNGVGYGGGYGGYGK